A genome region from Gossypium hirsutum isolate 1008001.06 chromosome A04, Gossypium_hirsutum_v2.1, whole genome shotgun sequence includes the following:
- the LOC121227851 gene encoding proton pump-interactor 3B: MQANFQQQLQCLKKQSYEKNKHFFQYKDDLNKANELGWKGNKMALQNFCINQADKFMDLWNNNDEFRKEYVRCNERSTLWRLSTLDGRALGLGEVPPVIPGAVSGRAFVNHTMSGLTSKDRTQEEVAVAKAEKVLAAKVVEQKKFMQSAPTEREQSRN, encoded by the exons ATGCAGGCCAATTTCCAACAACAGTTGCAATGTTTGAAGAAACAATCATATGAGAAG AACAAACACTTTTTCCAGTACAAGGATGATTTAAATAAAGCGAATGAGTTGGGTTGGAAAGGGAATAAAATGGCACTCCAAAATTTTTGTATTAACCAG GCGGATAAATTTATGGACTTATGGAATAACAACGATGAATTCCGAAAAGAATATGTTAGATGCAATGAAAGGAGCACACTTTGGAGACTGAGCACATTAGATGGCCGTGCACTTGGTCTTGGTGAAGTGCCTCCTGTAATTCCTGGAGCAGTAAGTGGAAGAGCGTTCGTGAATCATACAATGTCTGGCTTAACTTCGAAAGATCGAACACAAGAGGAAGTGGCggtggcaaaagctgaaaaggtACTTGCGGCAAAGGTTGTGGAGCAAAAGAAGTTTATGCAATCTGCTCCTACAGAAAGAGAACAGAGTAGGAATTGA